Proteins encoded in a region of the Patagioenas fasciata isolate bPatFas1 unplaced genomic scaffold, bPatFas1.hap1 Unplaced_1, whole genome shotgun sequence genome:
- the LOC139826709 gene encoding dynein axonemal heavy chain 9-like isoform X2, whose translation MKSAVASRVKFLHCSCFYSAVGQEKGAGILYINPSDLGWNPPVSSWIDRREIQSERANLTILFDKYLPICLDTLRTRFKKIIPIPEQSMVQMLCYLLECLLAEENTPPDCPKELYELYFVFAAVWAFGGSMFRDQLVDYRVEFSKWWVAEFKTIKFPSQGTVFDFYIDPETKKFEPWSKLIPQFEFDPEMPLQACLVPTTETVRVRYFMDRLLERRRPVMLVGNAGTGKSVLVGDKLCSLDTDAYVVKKVPFNYYTTSAMLQGMLEKPLEKKAGRNYGPPGTKKLVYFIDDLNMPEVDAYGTVQPHTLIRQHLDYGHW comes from the exons atgaaaagcgccgtggcttcaagggtgaagtttcttcactgttcatgtttctactctgcagtggggcaggaaaagggggcag ggatcctgtacatcaacccgtcggatctgggctggaatcctccagtgagcagctggatcgacaggcgagagatccagtccgaaagagccaacctgaccattttgtttgataagtacctgcccatttgcctggacaccctcagaacaag atttaagaagattattcccattcctgaacagagtatggttcagatgttgtgctacctccttgaatgtctcctggcagaggagaacacacctcctgactgtcccaaggagctttatgaactttactttgtctttgctgccgtctgggcctttggtggatcaatgtttcgagatcag cttgtggactacagagtggagttcagcaagtggtgggtggcagaattcaagactatcaagtttccctctcagggcacagtctttgacttctacattgatccagaaacgaagaagtttgaaccttggtctaaacttattcctcagtttgaatttgatccagaaatgcccttacag gcttgcctggtgcccaccaccgagacggtccgtgtgcggtacttcatggacaggctcctggagcgccggcgccccgtgatgctggtgggcaacgccggcacggggaagtctgtgctggtgggggacaagctctgctcactggatacagatgcctatgtggtgaagaaggtcccgtttaactactacaccacctctgccatgctgcaag gtatgcttgagaaacctctggagaaaaaggctggtaggaattatggccctccaggtaccaagaagctcgtgtacttcattgatgatctcaacatgcccgaggtggacgcttacgggacagtgcagccccatacgctgatccggcagcacctggactacggccactggtag
- the LOC139826709 gene encoding dynein axonemal heavy chain 9-like isoform X1, giving the protein MRELANITHDGPKWMVLDGDIDPMWIESLNTVMDDNKVLTLASNERIPLNPTMRLVFEISHLRTATPATVSRAGILYINPSDLGWNPPVSSWIDRREIQSERANLTILFDKYLPICLDTLRTRFKKIIPIPEQSMVQMLCYLLECLLAEENTPPDCPKELYELYFVFAAVWAFGGSMFRDQLVDYRVEFSKWWVAEFKTIKFPSQGTVFDFYIDPETKKFEPWSKLIPQFEFDPEMPLQACLVPTTETVRVRYFMDRLLERRRPVMLVGNAGTGKSVLVGDKLCSLDTDAYVVKKVPFNYYTTSAMLQGMLEKPLEKKAGRNYGPPGTKKLVYFIDDLNMPEVDAYGTVQPHTLIRQHLDYGHW; this is encoded by the exons atgcgagagctggccaacatcacgcatgacggtcccaagtggatggtactggatggagatattgatccaatgtggattgagtctcttaatactgtgatggatgataataag gtgctgaccctggcgagcaatgagagaatccctctgaacccaacgatgcggttggtgtttgagatcagccacctgcgcacagccaccccagcaaccgtgtcccgagcgg ggatcctgtacatcaacccgtcggatctgggctggaatcctccagtgagcagctggatcgacaggcgagagatccagtccgaaagagccaacctgaccattttgtttgataagtacctgcccatttgcctggacaccctcagaacaag atttaagaagattattcccattcctgaacagagtatggttcagatgttgtgctacctccttgaatgtctcctggcagaggagaacacacctcctgactgtcccaaggagctttatgaactttactttgtctttgctgccgtctgggcctttggtggatcaatgtttcgagatcag cttgtggactacagagtggagttcagcaagtggtgggtggcagaattcaagactatcaagtttccctctcagggcacagtctttgacttctacattgatccagaaacgaagaagtttgaaccttggtctaaacttattcctcagtttgaatttgatccagaaatgcccttacag gcttgcctggtgcccaccaccgagacggtccgtgtgcggtacttcatggacaggctcctggagcgccggcgccccgtgatgctggtgggcaacgccggcacggggaagtctgtgctggtgggggacaagctctgctcactggatacagatgcctatgtggtgaagaaggtcccgtttaactactacaccacctctgccatgctgcaag gtatgcttgagaaacctctggagaaaaaggctggtaggaattatggccctccaggtaccaagaagctcgtgtacttcattgatgatctcaacatgcccgaggtggacgcttacgggacagtgcagccccatacgctgatccggcagcacctggactacggccactggtag